The Syntrophobotulus glycolicus DSM 8271 DNA window AGCCTTATCCCTCAAATTTTCAAGAAAAGTCTTTTGAATAAAATGAACTAACACCAATGGGGACATGATCATCTTTGAGCAACTAACTCCGGCTGAAATCGGGCAAAATTTGAGAACAGATTTGATTTAACCATTCCTTTTCATTCAGATCATTGCTGAGCAGACCCATAGCTTTCTGCTGTTTCAAGTAAGTGGAGATATTCTCCTTGGCATTCCTGACCCCGGGCATCCACATATAATCTTCGGCAGTCTGCACAATCTGATTGGCATCGCCCTCAACATATTTTTTCTCCCTTACCAGCTCTAATGCCTCGCTCTGATTTTCAGACATCCATTGGGCCCCTTTAAGCCAGGCCCGAATCAAAGCAAAGGCCTGCTCAGGCCGTTCATTCAGGAAACCGCCTTCCAGCCCGACAAAGCTGGCATAGAAATGCCGGTAGGCGCCTAAGCTTTGATCATTAGTTTCGCTTGAACTGCCGAACAATACCCGCAGGTCCTTATTTTCTTCTGCTGTTTCCGGATCTGCCTGCTCAGGGATACTGATTGCATCCACTTCTCCTTTGAATAAAGCGTCTTCCAACTGATCACTGCTGTAAATTTTCCACTGAATATCTTTTTTCAGGTCCAAGCCCGCACTTTCTAATACAGAGGATCCAATCACCATCCCTGCGTTGCCCTCGGCATCTGTTCCGATCGTCTTTCCCTTTAAATCTTTTACTGAAGTCAAGCCTGATTTGGCGGCTGAAACAATCTGGACGCATTCGCTGTGCAAGCCCGCCGCGAGCTTAAGATCAAGCCCTTGCTCCAAAGCCTTGAATATTCTGTAATCACAGGTTAGACCGTGAATTTCCCGCCGGGACAACTGCTGTATTGAAGAGGGGAAATCCGCTTTGACCAATTCCACCTCAAGCCCGCTCTCCTTAAAATACCCGTTTTCAGCCGCAACGAACAGAGGAGCCTCATAGACCTCTCCCTGGTAAGCGATCCTGATTTTTTGCCCCGACTCACCGGCTTTCGGAACATTGCACCCGCTCACGAGAAGCATTCCTGCAATCAGGAGAAAGCCGATCAGGAATAACCTGGAATTTTCCAAAAACTTCAAAGCGCTCCACCTCTCATAAGGTCGTTCATTGTCTTAGTATTCACTGTTCAAAAATTCTTCAAATCCAACCCTGATGATCTTTTTTTCCGCCAAGCCCATCAGAAGGTCTACCCCCAGGCCTAACAGGGCAATCACAGTTGCTGAAGCAAATATCCTCAAGATGTCGTAATTCTCCTGGCTGTTGAGGATCAGCCAGCCCAGACCCGAACTGCTGCCCATCATTTCCGCGGCAATCAGCATGAAAAAGGAATAACCCGCACTGAGCCTCAGACCCACGAATATGGCCGGTCCGGCGCTGGGCAGCACGATTTTATAAAAAAGACTCAGTCTGTTTAACCCAAATCCCCTTGCTGCTTTTAACAGGTAAGGGTTAGTATTCTGGATGCCTGAGATCGTACTGAAAATGATCGGCCAGATACATACCCAGGCAATAATGCTTACTTTGGTGGCTTCTCCTATACCCAGAAATAACATGATGAGATGAAAAAGAATAAAAGGATTGGTCTGGGAAAAAAACTCCAGTAAGGGACCCAAAGCAAGCTGCAGCCTTTTAAACCATCCCCCCAGCAGGAAGCCGAGCGGAATCCCAATCACCATAGCAATAAGAAAACCAAGGAAAGCCCGGAAGATACTGATCTCCATATGCTTGAGCAAGACCCCGTCCATCAGCATCTCCCAGGTTTTTCCCAGAACCTTTGTCACCGGCGGGATAAAAAGGGGATTAACCAGTTTTAATCTGCTGACCGTTTCCCAGACCAACAAGAATACCGCGATGGAAATGTATTTAGAAAAAGGCGCCGTTATACGCTTCATCTCTTTTCTCTCCCTTGCACCCGGTTGGTTATCCCTAAATCTGTCCGGAGCATTCATTTTAAAAGCTGCTCCCGCCCCGGTACATTTGCAAATGATCATGATTCTCCACGGAGTTCAGCTCGTCATTAGCTTTTTTAACCTGTTGGGCACCAACCGCCAAAACAGCCAGAACAGCCAGGACCAGTACGGTCGTTTGCATTCTGTTCAAGTGCTTGGGCTTTTTTGTTCCTATATTCAGGTGGAAAACATCATAGGCTTCTTTCCAAAAAAACACCCTGTTCTGCAGAAAATATAAACATCTGTTTAAGATTACCCCCAGAATTACAATACATAAAGATGCCGCATAAATCCTGGGAATATGGTAGTTCATGGCCGAATTGTGCATCAGCCAGCCCAGCCCCGCACTCGCCCCGATCATTTCCGCGGCGATCAGCATAAAAAAGGACATTTCCACACCGACCCTGATCCCGCTAAAAACCGAAGGGGCCGCCGCAGGAAGGAGGACTTTGATCAACAGCTCCTTCCTGGAGGCATTCATGGCCGCAGCAGTCTTGATCAGAACCGGATCGACGGTTTTGACCCCATTAAGAGTATGGAACAGGACAGGCCATACACAAACCCAGGCAATTACGGCAATCTTGGCACTTTCACCGATCCCGAAGAAAAGGATAAAAACAGGCATCAGAGAAAAAGGATTAACCTGGCCCAGCAGCCTGAATAACGGATTCAGAGCTTCCCTCAGGGATGGGAACCATCTTCCCAGTATAAATCCCAAAGGGAGGGCAATCAAAGTCCCCGCGATTAATCCGTTAAGGGTCCTCCAAAGGCTGACCATGATATGGGTAAACAATCCTCCCTTAACCCAAAGTTCCCCCACACTTTGCAATACAACCGAAAGGGACGGGACAAATTGTTGATCAAGCCAGCCGAGAGAAGGGGCAATCTGCCAAAGGAGCAGAAAAATTGCCATCCCAATATATTTATTGAACAGAAAACCTATTTTCTTTTTTGTCAGCTCCATGAAATAACCGCCTTTGCCCGCCAAAAGAGAGGATCGGAGGCTCCCGAAAAATCGGGTTTATCACACTCCCTTTTGCCCATTGCCGTGATGCCATTTAAACTCATTACTTTTTCGTTTCGTTGCCATACTGTTCAAAAACATGAACCACCAGGTCACTGGCTTTTACCTTGCCTACAGGAATGACTTTATTGTCTTCCAACTGTTTAATCCAAGGAATGAGATCATTTTCATCGATCGTTGTATCGTCCGCATACCAGTGATTACCGGTTACAGGAATTCCAATGGCATCCGAGACCCACTGGGCCACCTGATCGGGATGTTCATCGGCATATTTCTGGCCCTTGCTGATGGCCCTGACAAAGCGTTTTACCGTATCAGGATTTTGATTAATAAAATCTTCGGTGAAATAATAGGCGGTCAGTCCGGCCAGCGATCCCAGCCCTGTTTCAAAAGAATCGGCAATCCTTATCGCCCCGGCATCCTCCATGCCCTTATAGAATGGGGGATGGACAGGCGAGACATCGACCAGTCCCTGTTTCAGGGCTTGAATAGCCTGGATATCCGGCATCGTCACCCACTCGATTTTATCTTTTGGAATGCCGTATTTATCAAACAGAGTGTTGGTCAGGAAGTCCGTGCAAGTATTTGTGGTGATGATGGAAAACTTAATCTTGCCCGGGAAATTTTTCAGGTCGGCGATACTTTTGATTTCCGGGTGTTTGGTCGGATTCACAAAAAACCACATGTGGCGGAATTTCGGGTCAACACTCTCATCAGGTTCAATAATTCCCCTGCTGACCCCTTTCAGCTTGGCTCCCCCTGCCACCGCAACGGCCAGCTGATTCGGATGGACCGAAGCGACATCATTGTTGCCGTTGATGATAGACGGAATCTGCTGGTTTGGCTGCAATTCACCGGTAAATACCAGTTTAATCCCTTCTTCTTTAAAATAGCCCAGCTTATCAGTCACCAGCCAGGGAGCAAGCGAACAATCCTTCCTGGTCCAGGTCTTGAGGACCGTTAACCCTTCATCATTTCCCGCTGCCGCCTGACCGCCGCCGACAGTAGCCGTGACTTCAGACGGAGTCTGTTCGATCGTCCTCCCTCTGTAGGCCCCTATGGCGATACCTGCAATAACTACCAAAGAAACCGCTATAATTGCAATCGTTTTCCCTTTTTTTTCGAGCGACATCAATGTTACCCCCTTTAATGGTTTTATCTTTATCTTTTTCTTTCTCTGCAAATCGGTGCCCTGTTTACTCTATTCCCGATAGTTGATCTTAGTTTTCATCCCGTAATCCCCCTTCCCATTGATCATCATCAAAATCTTCAATCGGTTATTTTCGTTTCTTTTAAAAAGAAACAGAATCTTTCCACTTGACGATTTTTCTCTCCAGAAGTCTGAACAATCCGTTAATAACTAAGCCAAGCAAGGATATAACCACCGTAGCCGCATAAAGTACGGGGATCTGGTAATTGGTCTGGGCATTCCAGACCAGCCAGCCTAAGCCTCTGCTGGCCCCGATCATTTCAGCGGCGATCAGCATGAAGAAAGCTATTCCGGAGCTCATCTTAATTCCTGTGAAAATATAGGGAAGGGAAGATGGGAAAACTACTTTACGAAATATGGTCAGCCTCTTGGCACCCATTGACTTGGAAGACTTGATCAGGAGCGGGTCAACCTCTCTAACCCCAGTAATGGTATTGAAAAGAATAGGCCAGAGGGATACCCAGAAAATCATCGTCACCTTAGAAACCTCACCTATTCCCAGAATAAGAATAAATATGGGGAAGAGTGAGAAAGGATTAAACTGCCCCAAAAAGAACAGGACCGGCTTGACAATTCTTTCAAAGGTTTTGAACCCGCCTCCCAGCAAAACACCTAAAGGTATGCCGATGATAATGGCAAACAGGAAACCTAAAACCGTTCTTTCCAGACTGACCAGAATATGCCCGAAAATCAATCCGTCTTCCGCCAAGCCGATAAGGGTGGTGATGATGGTCGAAGGCGCGGCCACAAAATTCTGATTGATCACATTTGTCCGGCACCCTATTTCCCATAAAATCAGAAATGAGATCACTGAATAGCTTTTGGTCAATTGCGCCGGGATTCTGCCTAAGGATATTTTTTTATCTGCCATTTTATCTCCTTTCATTCCAAACAATCATACAAAGCGTAATTTTGCCTAATCTAAATATCCACATCTTCTTTCCAGGTGATGACGGATGATTCGATCAAGGCAATCAAATAATTGATCGCATAGCCAAGCAAGGCAATGACCAGGACCCCTACAAAAAGGCGGGGAATCACATTATTATTGGAGGAGTTATAGATCAGCCACCCCAAGCCGGCGCTCGAACCAAGCATTTCTGCCGCAATAATCATCAGAAAAGAAGTCCTCGCCCCCATCTGCAGCCCCGTGAAAATGGAACGGGCCGCCCCGGGCAAGATTACCTTGGCAAATATGATGAGCTTCCCGGCGCCCATGGATCTTATACTTTTGATTAGGAGAGGATCGACATTTTTTACTCCGGATATGGTATTGAAAAAGACTGGCCAGATCGCGGACCAGAAAATGATGGCCAACTTGGCCGTCTCTCCGATTCCAAAGGCAAGAATAAAGATCGGGAAAAGAGAGAACGCATTAATCTGGCCGAAAATATTCAATAAAGGATGAAGAAAAACCGTTACTTTGGGGAACCACCCACCAAGGATAAAGCCGAGCGGTACCGCTACCCCGATTGCCATTAATAGGCCGACTAAGACTCTGAACAGGCTAGTCGTGGTATGAATGAACAGATCGCCGGTTATGGAAATCTTATAGGCCTCAACCAGGATATCAGAAGGGGGCGGGATAAACTGGGGATCGATCCAGCCCAGGCTGGGTCCTGCCTGCCAGACAGCAAAGAACAGGATAAAACCATAATAATCGATGAACTTTTCATGGATTGCCCGTATCGTATTCTTAATCATAATTTTCCCCTTTTTAAGTGGAATGCCTGAAAATATGGAAAGCCTGAAAATAAAAGAGGTTAAATGCCCTTTTCAATAAAAAACATTTAACCTCCGGTTGATCCAGTCAGTTAAATTTAAGTTTATTTAATTGGTTCTGTTGATTAAAGTACCGTACTTGAAGAAATTTCTTCAGCAAGATCAATGCTGTCTTGTTTTTCATTCTTATTAATCTCAGACTGACCATTGTTTAATGATTCCCAGACCTTATGCCTGATCCAGCTGAATTCCGTAGAAGCTTTTAGATCGCCCACCCGTCTGGGTCTTGGCAGTTTAATCTCGATGATCTCTTTGATTGTGCCCGGATTTACACTCATTACGGCGACTCTGTCGGCAAGGGCTACCGCCTCATCAATGCTATGGGTTACAAAGATAATGGTTTTGCTTGTCTCCTCCCAAATTCTGAGAAGCTCATCCTGTAACGCCTCCCTGGTCTGAGCGTCAACAGCGGCAAATGGTTCATCCATCAGCAACACTTCAGGATCATAAGCTAGGGCCCTGGCAATCGCCACCCTTTGTTTCATCCCCCCCGACAATTCATAAGGGAATCTGTCTTCAAAGCCGCTGAGACCGACAAGATCGATAAACTTGGTGCTAATCTCTTTCCGCTGATTTTTCGGTACCTTCTTGATCTCAAGCCCCATCTCCACATTCTGCCTTACCGTTCTCCACGGCAGGAGAGCATAGCCCTGCAGGACAATGCCGCGATCCAAATCGGGTCCGGTAATCTTTTTATTGTCAATAAAGATGTCCCCTGAGTTTTGCTTGGATAACCCCGCAATAATATCCAGAAGAGTTGATTTCCCGCAGCCGCTGGGACCTACTATCGTAATAAATTCTCCTTTGTTGACTACAAGATTGACATCTTCTATTGCTAAAAACTGATTTTTCCCATCTTCCCTGGTGCTATTAATTTCGTAAACCTTGCTTAAGCTTTGTATGACAATCTTATTCTCCGGATTCCAGCCCTCTGAAACTCCGTTTTCCTGTAATTTGGTGCTCATCAAAATCCAACCTCCTTTTTATCATAAAATAAGGCCGAGAATTTAACATTCCATCTGTTAAAAACTCAGCCTCCAGATCTCCTGGTCAACTATCTTTCAATTTACACTAATCCTATATACTTTATATATATTAGTTTACATTTTAATTCCTTAGAAGATCAAAGTCAATAGTACTTTTTTAATAAGTGCATACTTTGTTTTATTGATATGAATATAGCTAAAAGATGATTCACCGTTACTTTACATAATTTACAACATTCAAGTTTCTGCTGACCGGTTCCTGGTCTGGGTCGGCATCATAACCGACGATCAGACAGGCAATGCTGCGGTATCCTTCCGGAATTCCTATTTCTTGTTTTATCTTTTTTCCGCTATCGGTCTCCAGAAACCTGGTTGGTGAAACAAGATACCGTGAGCCAAGTCCCAAAGAGGTAGCGGCCAATGTCATGTTTTCCACTGCTATGGCAGAGTCCTGTTCAGCAAATTGATAATCTGCGGGGGTAGATACAACAATTAAAGTCGGGGCATTGTACAGGGGAAAACGATTAACCGGTGAAGTTTGAAGGCTGAGCACGCTATCATTAATTTGCCGGAGAATTTCTTCATTCTGAACAACCGTAAAATGCCGGTTCTGAGTATTTCTTGCGGTAGGCCCGGCGATACCGGCGAAAATAATACTCTCCAGATCTTGCCCCTTTACCTGCTCAGTGGTATAGCTTTTTGTGCCCTTTCTTTTGTGAATTGTTTCAATGGTTTGATTCATCTCGTTCTTCTCCTTGTTTATTAATTTATTTATTTTGGGGGTTTCGAGATCCAACTCTGTCTCCATAGCTTCCTGTGCATAGCGTTTGGCCTCATCAAGATCTTGCTTCGACAGCATTGAGTCCCGCAGCTCACTGAATTCTTTACCAATCAGGTCGTTTAAAAGGCGAAAAGTCAGTGACTTTTCCTCCAGCTCGGCTTTCATAAAACGAATGCAGCCATAGCATTCAGGATTACGTACCACATGCTTTCGTACGTCAATACCATGCCACCGGGCCAGAAGACGCATCCCCAAAAGCAAAGGCTCCCGAACCAGCCGGAACCACCAGTGTAATTCATAGCATTTCAGGGCAAGCTGAAGTGCACAATTTTTGCAAATAATACGCGGAGTTTGCTGGTTACTATTCAACAATATTCGGAGACTCTCCTTTCCCGGGCTCAAATAGAAATCTTAACATACTTGAATCCTTTACTTCGCATTCCTTTTATCCTCTACCCTCTCTCACTCTGAAAGAGCAGTCCGAAACAGAAAAAAGAAAACAATCTAATAAAGTAATTTAACAATATGGAAAGGAAAAAGCAAACTAAAATAAAAAGAGACTGAATATCAGTCTCTAGATCTACTAGTCAACTTGCCAAACCCAAGTATTCCTATGTATTTTATGTGTTTGCTTTTTTACATTATCATATCTTTTTTAAGTTGTCAATCGGATTCAGAGACAGCTTCAAAGATAGATATTGTACTTGATTGACATGTCAGATAAATCCATAATATAATAATTAATATTATTATTCATATGATATATCACATGAAGCAAGCTGAAAAAGCGCCATTTTGATCGGCTGAGCTTCGTTACAGTTGACTAGCTGTCTAGAGACTGAACTGCCGGGGAACACCCTGAAGGTTCAGTTTTAATTTTTTATCAGGAGGAAAATAAGATGTTGAAAGTTGCGGTCGCAAGCACTGACGGAATCCATATCAATGAGCATTTTGGCCGGGCAAGTGAGTTTATGATTTATGAGGTGGATGAAGAGGGCAAATACTCTCTGATCGAAAACCGGAAAAACAATCCCCACTGCCCCGGTGACCGCCATGTCACCCATGTAGCCGATACTATAGCGGATCAGCTCTCCGATGTCCAGGTCATTCTCGTCAGCCAGATCGGCCCCGGTGCCGCCAGAACATTGAGCCAGAAGAACATCAGATCCTTTGCGTTGTCGGAAAGCATTGATAAAGCCCTTACTGTGATCGGAAAGAAGCAGAAGCTCCTGGAGAAGCCAACCCAGTTCACTGTCTGCACCAACAATAAACTTTGCGGCTGTGATCAAGATTGCCATTAACCTTTCGTCACTCGCCGCTCTCCTCTCCAATTTTCTTCAACCCAACCATAAAAATGTTTTACTTTTTCAAAAATAAAATCGGGATTCTCTTGCAATACCCGCTTTCGGTCCGCTGTCTCAGCCCAAACCGCTCCAATAGACACCACACCCGTTTCCTTTGCCGAAGCCATGTCATAGGCCATATCCCCGATATAGGCCACCTCCCGGGGAGCAAGCTTCCATAAATCCAGCACTTTTCCGATCTGCTCCGGCTTATCTGCACCGCTTACCGAGCCAGTCTGAACTACCTCGAAATATTTTCCCAGCCCTGAATACCGTAATGAAATGGCCATTGTCCCCGGCCCCTTGCCGGATACGATTCCCAGTCTTAACTTGCGCTCGGTCAATAAAGATAACAATTGCTCTATTCCGGGAAAAGGTTCCGTATATGTTTCATGAATCTTTTCATAGGCATCAAGATAGTGCTGCAAAGCTTCCTGCCAATCCCCGGGAAGAAGTTTTTTCAATACACCCTCTTCTGAAGGACCAAATAAAGATCTGATTTCCTGGTCTGTATATTCCCGTCCGGTATACCTCAGCAAGGTGCTGCGAAATCCCATGTAACATACAGGCAAGGTATTCAGGAGGGTCCCGTCCAGATCAAAAATACAACCTCTGATGTTCATGTTCGCCTGCATCTCCCTTTTGGACTAAGTAATTAAGACTACCGCTGATTTCAAAGACTCATTTTCTATTCGGGCAAGGATGAGTTAAGGATAATCTTGGACTCGAACCAATAGTCCGCAGAGCCCATATTCAGGCTGCCTGCTATCCGGGCATCCAAATTGGAATCAAAGCCTTTTAATACGGCTAAGTCCAATTGACATAACAAATTTCCCCATTTCGGATTCTTTGGGCAGGAACAGGAATCAGCAGCCGGGCAGTGAATAATGCTGTATTGCTCAGCACCGTTTTGAATGATACAGTTTTTTTGCTGACAGGAACGGACAAATCCATAGGTCGCTAAAAATGATTTTAAGTCTGCTTCTATCCCCTGTTCCTCCATGTCGTCCCGAATGGCCCTGCCTAATTTCACCCCATAAGTATGCAGCAATTCTGTTTTTCCCTGTTCTTCCCCTGCCTCTTTCTGAGCTTCCTGCAGTAAACAATCAATAGCCTTCTGAATGTTTTCTATTCTTTGGTTCATCGATGAACACTCCTTTCATGAGCCAATTCATTGTTATTCAGCAATATCATTGAGTGGTTGTTCTTTGGCGGTACATTCAATGGCTGTTATTCAACAATGTAACTGAACGGGTTCTTCGTATACCATTCCTTTTTGAACGGAAGGTTTACATTCTCTTTGAGGCTGCTCTGAAATGCGGTATTTCCCAGAGCTCTTACCGCCCGTCTTGCTACTTCAAAGACACCCCTATAGCCAAAATAATACTGGGCTTGGGCAAAAATAGGAATGGATGGTATCCCCAGCTTGGCTGCCCACACATTACTCCCGCTGTGCCCCAGCAGCAAGTCCGGTTTAGACTTATTCAGCAAATTGACCAGTTCAAAGATCTGGGTCGTGGCAATATTCACGTTTAAATCCGGGTTGTCGGCAATCAATTGAGAAAAAATATCGTCGCCAAAATGGTCATAGTGGTGCCCTCTGATCCCTACCAGCTCACACCCCAGCTCTTTTAACAGCATTCCGGTAACGGCTACCCTGATCTCTCCCCCGCTGACAAATACCTTCTTGCCTTTTAACCTGCCGGCAAAAGGTAAAAGGCCTTTTTGCAAAGCCGCGGTTTCACTCTCAATGATTCTTTGGGCCTGGGCTTCTAAATGAAATTCCCTGGCAATATCCAGAAGCCATTCATTCGTATTTTTAATCCCAATAGGCATATTGCGGATAATATAGGGAATACCAAAGCGCTCCTGTAAATGCTTCAGAAAATAGTCGTCATGAGTGGGGCAAAGACTGACGTTTAAAGCGGCCTTCGCCAATTCCTTGAAGGCCTCGGGATGGACGAAATTGGGATAAAAATTTACCCGGAGATCCAATGAATTCAGAAGTCTCTGCAGCTCCAATTCATCTGTCCGGCCAATGGAAAACGTATTATAAATATTAACTGTCCTGCTTTTTTCGTACTGTTCTCTGAGAAGGTCCAGTTCATCCGCAACAACATTTGTCTCCTCCTCATCTTCCAGATCAAAGCTCCTGGCAATCCCATGGTAAACCGCGTCATATCCTGTCGCCGATATTTTCGTTTTAAATCCTTCACAATGCGTAAGCATGACCCTGGCGGCCACATTTTTTTGAACTCTTGCCACCAATTCGTCAACATCATCCCCGATAATTCCCGGAGCACAGGTTGTCAAGACAATAATGGCCGCAGGCCTATAAAAGGAGTCCACTTCCAAAATCGCTTCTTCTAATTTTTTTTCGCCGCCATTAATAATGTCATTCTCGTCAAGATTGGTCGAAACCCAAAGCAGAGGCTTAGGCTTTATCCCCCGGGCAATCTGTCCGATCCTGAAATGATTGTCATTTTGCTGGTTGCCGCACCCTATGGGCCCGTGCATAATCAGCACCGCATCGGGAATTGTTGTCACCATGGAAAGCGCCAATCCTAATTGACAGTTGAACGTTTGGCAAAAGCTGCGATTTTTGTTGATCAGGCAGCCGCTTCCGGACTCTTTGATCAAATCACTAATCTTTCCCCCGTAAGCATTACTGGCATTTAACCTGTCTTCTCTCTTTGGCACAACCTTCTGATCAATAAGTCCCATCATCCTACCTCCTTGCCAGTAAAACATTGAATAAATCTTCGAACAGGTGCAGCCCGCCTTTGAAACCGGCATATCCTTTGTTCAGCACTGCTCTGTCCACAATGGGAAAACTGATGCTTAACGCTTTGGCTCCCAGATTACCGGCCAGTTCCAGCTCATGGGTACTTCCCAGAACAAATAAAGGGCTGAGTGCGGGTAAATACCTGTCATCACTGTAAAGGCTGCGGCCCTGGGCAAAATGACTTTGAATTTTCCCCGTATCCGTTTCGAAAACCAGTTCCGGGGCTTTGATGTTTGTAAAATCTTTAAAACTCAGGCGAAGAGTCTCTTTCTCCTCATCGGTCAAACTGTCCGTAATCACGGAAAGTTCCGGAAGCCAGCCGATCTCTTCGGCCAGAAAGCGGGTAACCGGATAACAGTAGTTGGCATTTCCGACGACGACAGCATAATTTTGCAAATCTGAATCTAAATAGGAATCTGCGACTCTCTCCATGTAGGAATAATAATTCTTCTTTTCCCGGGCAATCACCCTGTCCACCGATTGTTTATTCAAATTGAGCAATTCCGTGATTTTGTCTAAAAATTCTACCGTTGCCTGCGCTCCGATCGGAATATCTTCAACAATATAAGGTGTCCCGTGCTTTTCCTGAAAACTCTTGGCTGCCTCCAGGCCATAAACTCTGGATAACACAATATTGGCCGAAGCCGAGCCTGCACGGTATAAATTTTCCAGTGATTCATCATAGCTGTAAAATGTATTGACTTGAATTCCCAGCAAGTTCAATAATCTTTTGATTTCCTCCAAATCACCTCTGAAAAAAGGGTCAAGACCGGGAACAACACCCCAAATATTGACCAGGTTCTTCTTTTTGGACTTTGCCTTGGCTACATATTCGCTGAAAAGCGTCTCCAGAACCAGATCGTATCCTTTATAGGAGTTCCCTTTAAATCCTCCGGTATGAACATACAGAATAGGCTTGGCGGGATCTTTAAACTGACTGACCACGATTTTGGGATCATCACCAATGATTTCTGTCATACAGCCGGTAACGACGATATAAATTTCTCCCTCAATCATTTCCAAAGTTGTTGTGATCTGCTCCTTCAGTCTTTCTTCCCCCCCAAAAATGATTTCCTTCTCAGAAACATTAGAACTGGGCATGGAAAGTCCGCCGCAGAAACCTGACCCATAAAGACCGGCCGCCTGTTGCGTACTAAAAAGATTGCCGCCGCAGCCGCTGGCAGCATGAATGATCGGAACGGCGCCCGGCAAGGAGGTTATGGTCTGTAAAGCTCCGCCCAGAGTACAACTGAACCTGGGCCTTTCAATATATGGCATCTCTATACTCCTTTCCAGAAGATAAAATATAACTTCAAAGAAAGACCATCTTTCATGAAAGAAAGTATGGCCTCCAGATTTCTAGTCGGACAAACATCACTATTCCTATAGATTTTATTTTTAATTATACCGGCAAGGCAATTCCCCTGTCAAGCCATAATCCTTGGCGGAATCCTTGCTGTGGACTTCAAATCGTACTGTCTCAGTGGCTTAAATGACCGTTTTTATAGGCAAAGGCAACCAGCTGCACCCGGTTGCGCAGATGAAGTTTGGCTAAAATGTTGCGCAGGTGATTTTTGACGGTGCTTTCCGTGATATGAAGCTTCTCCCCGATATCCTTATTGCTTAGCCCCTGGCTGACCAGCTGAACAACTTCTTTTTCCCGCTCCGATAATTTATTGTCGGAAGAATCATCTTTCTGAATTGAAAATTCCTGGAGGATTTTTGTGGCCAAATTGCGGGAGATCGGTGCTTCTCCCTGCACAATACTCATGATATAATCCAGCCAGTATTCAGGCTCCATATTTTTCAGAAGATAACCCTGGGCCCCATATTTAATGGCCTCAAAAAAATCCTGCACATCATCGGAAACACTGAGAATGATAATTTTCACATAAGGCATTTCTTCTTTAAGCCGGCGGGTTGCCTCAAGTCCG harbors:
- a CDS encoding ABC transporter ATP-binding protein, with translation MSTKLQENGVSEGWNPENKIVIQSLSKVYEINSTREDGKNQFLAIEDVNLVVNKGEFITIVGPSGCGKSTLLDIIAGLSKQNSGDIFIDNKKITGPDLDRGIVLQGYALLPWRTVRQNVEMGLEIKKVPKNQRKEISTKFIDLVGLSGFEDRFPYELSGGMKQRVAIARALAYDPEVLLMDEPFAAVDAQTREALQDELLRIWEETSKTIIFVTHSIDEAVALADRVAVMSVNPGTIKEIIEIKLPRPRRVGDLKASTEFSWIRHKVWESLNNGQSEINKNEKQDSIDLAEEISSSTVL
- a CDS encoding nitroreductase family protein; the encoded protein is MNSNQQTPRIICKNCALQLALKCYELHWWFRLVREPLLLGMRLLARWHGIDVRKHVVRNPECYGCIRFMKAELEEKSLTFRLLNDLIGKEFSELRDSMLSKQDLDEAKRYAQEAMETELDLETPKINKLINKEKNEMNQTIETIHKRKGTKSYTTEQVKGQDLESIIFAGIAGPTARNTQNRHFTVVQNEEILRQINDSVLSLQTSPVNRFPLYNAPTLIVVSTPADYQFAEQDSAIAVENMTLAATSLGLGSRYLVSPTRFLETDSGKKIKQEIGIPEGYRSIACLIVGYDADPDQEPVSRNLNVVNYVK
- a CDS encoding NifB/NifX family molybdenum-iron cluster-binding protein, whose protein sequence is MLKVAVASTDGIHINEHFGRASEFMIYEVDEEGKYSLIENRKNNPHCPGDRHVTHVADTIADQLSDVQVILVSQIGPGAARTLSQKNIRSFALSESIDKALTVIGKKQKLLEKPTQFTVCTNNKLCGCDQDCH
- a CDS encoding HAD family hydrolase, whose product is MNIRGCIFDLDGTLLNTLPVCYMGFRSTLLRYTGREYTDQEIRSLFGPSEEGVLKKLLPGDWQEALQHYLDAYEKIHETYTEPFPGIEQLLSLLTERKLRLGIVSGKGPGTMAISLRYSGLGKYFEVVQTGSVSGADKPEQIGKVLDLWKLAPREVAYIGDMAYDMASAKETGVVSIGAVWAETADRKRVLQENPDFIFEKVKHFYGWVEENWRGERRVTKG
- a CDS encoding nitrogenase component 1, with amino-acid sequence MGLIDQKVVPKREDRLNASNAYGGKISDLIKESGSGCLINKNRSFCQTFNCQLGLALSMVTTIPDAVLIMHGPIGCGNQQNDNHFRIGQIARGIKPKPLLWVSTNLDENDIINGGEKKLEEAILEVDSFYRPAAIIVLTTCAPGIIGDDVDELVARVQKNVAARVMLTHCEGFKTKISATGYDAVYHGIARSFDLEDEEETNVVADELDLLREQYEKSRTVNIYNTFSIGRTDELELQRLLNSLDLRVNFYPNFVHPEAFKELAKAALNVSLCPTHDDYFLKHLQERFGIPYIIRNMPIGIKNTNEWLLDIAREFHLEAQAQRIIESETAALQKGLLPFAGRLKGKKVFVSGGEIRVAVTGMLLKELGCELVGIRGHHYDHFGDDIFSQLIADNPDLNVNIATTQIFELVNLLNKSKPDLLLGHSGSNVWAAKLGIPSIPIFAQAQYYFGYRGVFEVARRAVRALGNTAFQSSLKENVNLPFKKEWYTKNPFSYIVE
- a CDS encoding nitrogenase component 1 produces the protein MPYIERPRFSCTLGGALQTITSLPGAVPIIHAASGCGGNLFSTQQAAGLYGSGFCGGLSMPSSNVSEKEIIFGGEERLKEQITTTLEMIEGEIYIVVTGCMTEIIGDDPKIVVSQFKDPAKPILYVHTGGFKGNSYKGYDLVLETLFSEYVAKAKSKKKNLVNIWGVVPGLDPFFRGDLEEIKRLLNLLGIQVNTFYSYDESLENLYRAGSASANIVLSRVYGLEAAKSFQEKHGTPYIVEDIPIGAQATVEFLDKITELLNLNKQSVDRVIAREKKNYYSYMERVADSYLDSDLQNYAVVVGNANYCYPVTRFLAEEIGWLPELSVITDSLTDEEKETLRLSFKDFTNIKAPELVFETDTGKIQSHFAQGRSLYSDDRYLPALSPLFVLGSTHELELAGNLGAKALSISFPIVDRAVLNKGYAGFKGGLHLFEDLFNVLLARR